One window of Acipenser ruthenus chromosome 17, fAciRut3.2 maternal haplotype, whole genome shotgun sequence genomic DNA carries:
- the LOC117423768 gene encoding uncharacterized protein LOC117423768 isoform X1 has protein sequence MPKKLKKSKLKKKASVPVPDPTEEPQTDQEILSNPVPGQQSDQGIMKKKKKKKKQQKLTKEEKKLAKLEKASKEFQSNTDEYERFLDRMDVWLKDHHRLSMELFSAYDMSGRGILSSEDFQLGMKDLGIPCVEVQLHILTKLLDHNNNGSIDYVELGTGLQKARFQDSKAAYADEGEDLDEGNKGEDGTEEERDPTEEAEPVLEFTKEKLEPCAVCQLGLWKPLQTDRRFIFVKLRLITFDNVKSHPGHFEEVVRSSIKVYGLIKRIREYVGIESTKLKIFKDKTCSQQSFLPPGQSLEECGFAGGPRQSPYLATLYYDYTVDFHDSPIVNCDHYFGFRGQ, from the exons ATGCCGAAGAAATTAAAGAAATCTAAACTCAAGAAAAA AGCTTCTGTCCCTGTGCCTGACCCGACAGAAGAGCCCCAGACAGACCAGGAGATCCTCAGCAATCCGGTGCCTGGGCAGCAAAGTGACCAGGgaataatgaagaagaaaaagaaaaagaagaaacagCAGAAATTAACAAAAGAGGAAAAGAAACTG gcAAAACTGGAGAAAGCCAGCAAGGAATTCCAGTCAAACACTGATGAATATGAGCGGTTCCTGGATCGGATGGATGTCTGGCTCAAGGATCACCATCGCCTGTCAATGGAGCTCTTCTCAGCCTATGATATGAGTGGGAGAGGGATTCTCAGCAGCGAGGATTTTCAGCTGG GCATGAAGGACCTGGGTATCCCCTGTGTTGAAGTCCAGCTCCACATCCTGACTAAACTACTTGATCACAACAACAATGGGAGCATAGACTATGTTGAACTTGGCACAGGTTTACAAAAAGCAAG GTTTCAAGATTCAAAAGCTGCTTATGCTGATGAGGGAGAGGATCTAGATGAGGGAAATAAGGGAGAGGACGGAACAGAGGAAGAAAGAGACCCCACTGAAGAAGCTGAGCCTGTTTTAGAGTTCACTAAAGAGAAGCTGGAgccctgtgctgtgtgtcagcTGGGACTCTGGAaaccactgcagacagacagaag GTTCATATTTGTGAAACTACGGCTCATAACTTTTGATAATGTCAAATCCCACCCTGGGCATTTTGAAGAGGTGGTCCGCTCCAGCATCAAAGTCTATGGTTTGATCAAAAGGATTCGAGAATACGTGGGAATCGAAAGCACAAAGCTGAAGATTTTTAAGGATAAAACGTGTTCCCAGCAGTCTTTTCTTCCTCCAGGCCAGTCTCTGGAAGAATGTGGCTTCGCCGGGGGCCCTCGGCAATCTCCCTACCTTGCCACACTGTACTACGATTATACAGTTGACTTTCATGACAGTCCAATTGTAAACTGTGACCATTACTTTGGCTTTAGAGGGCAGTAA
- the LOC117423768 gene encoding uncharacterized protein LOC117423768 isoform X2, translated as MLSAKLEKASKEFQSNTDEYERFLDRMDVWLKDHHRLSMELFSAYDMSGRGILSSEDFQLGMKDLGIPCVEVQLHILTKLLDHNNNGSIDYVELGTGLQKARFQDSKAAYADEGEDLDEGNKGEDGTEEERDPTEEAEPVLEFTKEKLEPCAVCQLGLWKPLQTDRRFIFVKLRLITFDNVKSHPGHFEEVVRSSIKVYGLIKRIREYVGIESTKLKIFKDKTCSQQSFLPPGQSLEECGFAGGPRQSPYLATLYYDYTVDFHDSPIVNCDHYFGFRGQ; from the exons ATGCTATCG gcAAAACTGGAGAAAGCCAGCAAGGAATTCCAGTCAAACACTGATGAATATGAGCGGTTCCTGGATCGGATGGATGTCTGGCTCAAGGATCACCATCGCCTGTCAATGGAGCTCTTCTCAGCCTATGATATGAGTGGGAGAGGGATTCTCAGCAGCGAGGATTTTCAGCTGG GCATGAAGGACCTGGGTATCCCCTGTGTTGAAGTCCAGCTCCACATCCTGACTAAACTACTTGATCACAACAACAATGGGAGCATAGACTATGTTGAACTTGGCACAGGTTTACAAAAAGCAAG GTTTCAAGATTCAAAAGCTGCTTATGCTGATGAGGGAGAGGATCTAGATGAGGGAAATAAGGGAGAGGACGGAACAGAGGAAGAAAGAGACCCCACTGAAGAAGCTGAGCCTGTTTTAGAGTTCACTAAAGAGAAGCTGGAgccctgtgctgtgtgtcagcTGGGACTCTGGAaaccactgcagacagacagaag GTTCATATTTGTGAAACTACGGCTCATAACTTTTGATAATGTCAAATCCCACCCTGGGCATTTTGAAGAGGTGGTCCGCTCCAGCATCAAAGTCTATGGTTTGATCAAAAGGATTCGAGAATACGTGGGAATCGAAAGCACAAAGCTGAAGATTTTTAAGGATAAAACGTGTTCCCAGCAGTCTTTTCTTCCTCCAGGCCAGTCTCTGGAAGAATGTGGCTTCGCCGGGGGCCCTCGGCAATCTCCCTACCTTGCCACACTGTACTACGATTATACAGTTGACTTTCATGACAGTCCAATTGTAAACTGTGACCATTACTTTGGCTTTAGAGGGCAGTAA